TTGAGCTGGTTGCGGGTCCGGGTCCGGGTCGCGATCGGGCCTGTTCCCAGCCGGCCACCGCCGGTGCCGTCGGCGGCCGCGTCGGCCAGCGCGGAGAGGGTCTTGCGGGCGTCGCCGTCCCCGGCCGAGCGCACCAGCCCGAGCGACACGACCCCGGCCACCAGCACCGCGACCACCGCGACCGCGGTCGTGACCAGCGCGATGCGGCCGGCCAGCGTATGCCGCCGGGGCCGGTACGCCCCCGCGAACAACCGCTCCCCCAACCCCGGCGTATCGGTCACGGCGCCTCCGCGGAGTAGCCGACCCCGCGGACCGTACGGATCGGGCTGGCGTCGCCGAGCTTGGCCCGCAGCTGGGCCACGTGCACGTCCACGGTCCGGGTGCCGGCCGCGGCCGCGTACCCCCAGACCTCGGAGAGCAGGTGCTCGCGCTCGTACACCCGGCCCGGGCGGCGCAGCAGGAACGCGAGCAGGTCGAACTCGGTGGTGGTGAGCGCGACCTCGGCCGCGTCGACGTACGCACGGCGCCGGTCGGGGTCGAGCGAGACGCGGCCGACCCGCAGCAGCGGGCTGGCCTGCTCGATGCCGCGGGTCCGCCGCAGCACGGTCTTGACCCGGGCGACCAGCTCCCGCGGCGAGAACGGCTTGGTCACGTAGTCGTCCGCGCCCAGCTCCAGGCCGAGCACCCGGTCGATCTCGTCGTCGCGGGCGGTGACGAACAGGACCGGCGTCCAGTCCCCGTCCGCGCGCAGCCGCCGGCAGAGCTCGGTGCCGTCCAGGCCCGGCAGGCCGACGTCGAGCACGATCGCGACCGGGTGCAGCCGGCGGGCCGCGGTCAGGCCGCCGACGCCGTCGGCCTCGACGTGCACCCCGAACCCCTCCCGGGTCAGGTAGAGCCGGACCAGGTCGGCGATCGCGCGCTCGTCCTCCACGACCAGCACGAGGCCCTTGCTGTCCCCCACCACGCGGCCACCGTACGGTCCGTGGTCACGAGGCCACATCAGCCCCGTGTTCGAGCAACGTACGAGCCGGGTCAGTGCGCCTCGCGACGGTCGGCCGGTGCTGCGGTCGGGTCAGCGGTGGGCGGGTCGGTCGTGGTCGGGTCGGCCGTGGTCGGATCGGCGGTCGTCGGGTCGGCCGCGGTCGGGTCGGCCGCGGTCGGGTCAGCGGTGGTCGGGTCAGCGGGGGGCGGGTCGGCCGTGGTCGGGTCGTCGCCGCGGGACAGGGCGTCCCAGACGGCGGCGTCCGTCCGGGGTCGCTGCGCCCGCGCGGCGGGCGTGTCGTACCGGGCCGACATGGTCGGCCAATGCCGGGACCGGGCCAGCGCGGCCAGCCCGCCGAGCGCCAGCAGCAGCCCGCCGGCCGCGGCCAGCAACGGCCAGCCCGGGGACGCGGTCGCGCTGATCGCCGGGTCCGCGGCCAGCCCGGCGCCCCGGTCCGACTCCTGCAGCAGGTCGGCCAGCTCGGCCTGACCCGGCGCCGCCAGCCGGGTCAGCGCGGTGACGACGACCCCGATCCCGGACGCGGCCACGATCGCGGCGACCACCAGCCGGCCCCAGCGCCGGGTCGCGAGCAGGCCGACGACGCCGGCCAGCCCGACGATCCCGAGCCCGGCCACCAGCGGTTCCAGCGTCCGGCCGGACAGGCTGAGCGTCACGTCGGCCAGCGGTGGGCGGCGCTGCGCGCTGACCCGCAGCCAGGTCGGGCCGACGGAGAACAGCACCATCCCGCCGCCGAGCGCGCACGCGCCGACGACGGCCCCCAGCTCCCGCGCCCCCATCCCCCGCCGCCCGCCGTCGGAACCGCCGTCGGAACCGCCGCCGGGGCCGCCGCCGGGGCCGCCGCCGGCCGAGGCCGCCGCCGGCCGGCCGGTGGCCGCGGCCGGCCCGCCGCCGGCCGAGGCCGACCCGCCTCCGCCGGCCGCCGGGCCGGCCGGGCGGGGGGTGGCCTCGGTCATCGGACGTCCGGTGGGGCGAGGGTGGCCGCGGTCGCCAGCGCCTGCAGCACGGCCCGCGCCTTGTTGCGGGTCTCCTGCTCCTCCGACGCCGGGTCGCTGTCGGCGACGATCCCCGCCGACGCCTGCACGTACGCGGTCCCGTCCCGGACCACCGCGGTCCGGATCGCGATCGCCATGTCCAGGTCCCCGGCCGCGTCGAGGTAGCCCACGGCGCCGCCGTACACACCCCGGCGGACGGGTTCGAGCTCCTCGATGAGCTCCATGGCCCGGACCTTGGGCGCGCCGGTGAGCGTCCCGGCCGGGAAGCAGGCGGTGAGGACGTCGAGCGCGTCCCGCCCGGGCGCGACCTCGCCGGTGACGGTGGAGACGATGTGCCAGACGTGCGAGTACCGCTCCAGGCCACCGAACTCGACCACCCGGACCGTCCCCGGCGCGCAGACCCGGCCGAGGTCGTTGCGGGCCAGGTCGACGAGCATCACGTGCTCGGCCCGTTCCTTGACGTCGGAGACCAGCTCGGCGGCCAGCTCCGCGTCCCGCTCGGGGGTGTCGCCGCGCGGGCGGGTGCCGGCGATCGGGTGCAGCACGGCCCGCCCCTCGGTCACCGTCACCAGCGCCTCGGGCGAGGACCCGATGATGTCGAACCCGTCCAACCGCAGCAGATACATGTACGGCGACGGGTTCAGCGTCCGCAGCACCCGGTAGACGTCCAGCGCGTCGGCGTCGGTCGGCGTCTCGAACCGCTGCCCGACCTGGACCTGGAAGACCTCGCCGGCCCGGACCGCGTCCAGCGCCGCCTTCACCGCCGGCTGGTACTGCCCGGCCGGCGTCCGGGACACGTGCTCCGCCGGCGGCACCGGCCGGGTCACCGCCACACTCGGCGGGGCCGGCGTGGCCAGGTCCCGGGTCATCGCGTCCAGCCGGGTCACCGCGTCGGCGTACAAGGCGTCCAGCTCAGTCTCGGACGCCCCGGACGGGACCAGCGCGTTGGCCACCAGCAGCACGCTGGCCTCGTAGTGGTCGACCACGGCCACGTCGGTGGCGACCAGCATGGTCAGCTCGGGCGTCCCGAGGTCGTCGGTCGCGTACGCCGGGAGCCTCTCGAGCCGCCGGACCACGTCGTAGCCGAGGTAGCCGACCAGGCCGCCGGTCAGCGGCGGCAGCTCGGCCAGGTCGCCGCCGGGCCGCGGCCCGAGCAGCGCCCGCCAGGTCCCGGCCAGCACCTCCAGCGGGTCGCCCTCGACGGGCGCCCCGGGCGGCGGCGTCCCGGTCCAGACCGCCCGCCCGTCCCGCTCCGACAGGGTGGCCGAGGACCGTACGCCCACGAACGACCAGCGCGACCAGGACCGCCCGTGCTCGGCCGACTCCAGCAGGAACGTGCCGGGCCGGCCACCGGCGAGCTTGCGGTAGACGCCGACCGGGGTCTCGCCGTCGGCCAGCAGCCGGCGCGTCACCGGCACCAGCCGGGACCGCGCCGCCAGCCGCGCGAACTCCGCCCGGTCCGGAACCACCTCCCCGGTGGTCACGTGGTGCTCGCCGGGGCGGGCCGGTCGGCGACGACCGCGGGCAGGACGTCGGCGTCGAAGCAGGTGCGGTCGCCGGTGTGGCAGGCCGCGCCGACCTGGTCGACCCTGGCCAGCACGGTGTCGCCATCACAGTCGAGCGCGACCGAGCGCACCCACTGCTGGTGGCCGGACGTCTCACCCTTCACCCAGTACTCCTGCCGGCTGCGCGACCAGTACGTGCAGCGGCCGGTGGTCAGGGTGCGGTGCAGCGCCTCGTCGTCCATCCAGCCGACCATGAGCACCTCGCCGGTGTGCTGCTGCTGCACGACGGCGGCGACCAACCCGGCAGGGTCGCGCTTCAGCCGGTCGGCGATCTTCGGGTCCAGCGCGGACGACGGGCGCGAGCCTGCGGGCGCGGGCTCAGTGGGGGCGGGCATGGAGTCAATTCTGCCGTGTCCCGGCTAATCGGTTACCAACCGGCGCCGATCCGCGG
The Mycobacteriales bacterium DNA segment above includes these coding regions:
- a CDS encoding response regulator transcription factor, translated to MVGDSKGLVLVVEDERAIADLVRLYLTREGFGVHVEADGVGGLTAARRLHPVAIVLDVGLPGLDGTELCRRLRADGDWTPVLFVTARDDEIDRVLGLELGADDYVTKPFSPRELVARVKTVLRRTRGIEQASPLLRVGRVSLDPDRRRAYVDAAEVALTTTEFDLLAFLLRRPGRVYEREHLLSEVWGYAAAAGTRTVDVHVAQLRAKLGDASPIRTVRGVGYSAEAP
- a CDS encoding Trp biosynthesis-associated membrane protein, translating into MTEATPRPAGPAAGGGGSASAGGGPAAATGRPAAASAGGGPGGGPGGGSDGGSDGGRRGMGARELGAVVGACALGGGMVLFSVGPTWLRVSAQRRPPLADVTLSLSGRTLEPLVAGLGIVGLAGVVGLLATRRWGRLVVAAIVAASGIGVVVTALTRLAAPGQAELADLLQESDRGAGLAADPAISATASPGWPLLAAAGGLLLALGGLAALARSRHWPTMSARYDTPAARAQRPRTDAAVWDALSRGDDPTTADPPPADPTTADPTAADPTAADPTTADPTTADPTTTDPPTADPTAAPADRREAH
- a CDS encoding anthranilate synthase component I, which codes for MTTGEVVPDRAEFARLAARSRLVPVTRRLLADGETPVGVYRKLAGGRPGTFLLESAEHGRSWSRWSFVGVRSSATLSERDGRAVWTGTPPPGAPVEGDPLEVLAGTWRALLGPRPGGDLAELPPLTGGLVGYLGYDVVRRLERLPAYATDDLGTPELTMLVATDVAVVDHYEASVLLVANALVPSGASETELDALYADAVTRLDAMTRDLATPAPPSVAVTRPVPPAEHVSRTPAGQYQPAVKAALDAVRAGEVFQVQVGQRFETPTDADALDVYRVLRTLNPSPYMYLLRLDGFDIIGSSPEALVTVTEGRAVLHPIAGTRPRGDTPERDAELAAELVSDVKERAEHVMLVDLARNDLGRVCAPGTVRVVEFGGLERYSHVWHIVSTVTGEVAPGRDALDVLTACFPAGTLTGAPKVRAMELIEELEPVRRGVYGGAVGYLDAAGDLDMAIAIRTAVVRDGTAYVQASAGIVADSDPASEEQETRNKARAVLQALATAATLAPPDVR
- the hisI gene encoding phosphoribosyl-AMP cyclohydrolase codes for the protein MPAPTEPAPAGSRPSSALDPKIADRLKRDPAGLVAAVVQQQHTGEVLMVGWMDDEALHRTLTTGRCTYWSRSRQEYWVKGETSGHQQWVRSVALDCDGDTVLARVDQVGAACHTGDRTCFDADVLPAVVADRPAPASTT